In a single window of the Diospyros lotus cultivar Yz01 chromosome 10, ASM1463336v1, whole genome shotgun sequence genome:
- the LOC127811074 gene encoding uncharacterized protein LOC127811074 has product MVVIRMSNKMRHDFDASSFISEEAASRFTQVSKHVVLNGRKVEFEELRKEDFDLTVYLNAEYDKATEMPPTPIHDPAAAAGASSSSRPSPSLQEVLDAILDMDTQYQPRQAIKGQALADFIVECTHSSKVGENKQAEWLLFVDGASGLQGSGTGIVLVSPEGETLEYSLRFAFSSTNNVAEYEALIAEMRIARKLEVTRLVVHSDSQLIVQQFQGQYETREQIMAQYLHKVKDLAQTFQSFQLTQINISLNGHADALSKLASTREITGGAVFVEMLHQPSIEEKEMIHKKQKDLRCGLQGLPS; this is encoded by the exons ATGGTCGTCATCCGAATGAGCAACAAAATGCGTCATGACTTTGATGCATCTTCTTTCATTTCTGAAGAGGCGGCGTCTCGTTTCACTCAAGTGTCAAAACATGTGGTTCTTAATGGTCGGAAAGTTGAGTTTGAAGAGCTTCGCAAAGAAGACTTCGACCTGACCGTCTATCTTA ATGCAGAATATGACAAGGCAACTGAGATGCCACCTACTCCCATTCATGatcctgctgctgctgctggtgcttcatcttcttctcgcCCTAGCCCTTCTCTACAAGAAGTTCTTGACGCCATCCTCGACATGGACACTCAG tatcaacctCGACAAGCTATAAAAGGACAGGCGTTGGCTGAttttattgtggaatgtacaCACTCTAGTAAGGTAGGAGAAAATAAGCAGgcagaatggttgttgtttgtcGATGGAGCATCTGGTTTACAGGGAAGTGGCACTGGGATAGTACTTGTATCCCCTGAGGGAGAAACGTTAGAGTATTCTCTGCGATTTGCTTTTTCAAGTACAAACAACGTAGCTGAATATGAGGCATTAATTGCTGAAATGAGGATAGCAAGGAAATTGGAAGTAACACGATTGGTTGTtcatagtgattctcagttgattgtgcaGCAGTTTCAGGGACAATATGAAACCAGAGAACAGATAATGGCTCAATACTTGCATAAAGTAAAAGACTTGGCCCAGACATTTCAGAGTTTccaattaacacaaataaacataTCGCTCAATGGACATGCTGATGCCTTGTCTAAACTAGCATCCACTAGAGAGATAACAGGAGGAGCAGTATTTGTGGAGATGCTACATCAACCAAGCatcgaagaaaaagag atgatACACAAGAAGCAAAAAGACTTAAGATGCGGGCTTCAAGGTTTACCATCATAG